The Snodgrassella alvi wkB2 genome window below encodes:
- the fabI gene encoding enoyl-ACP reductase FabI has product MGFLQGKKILITGMISERSIAYGIAKACREQGAELAFTYVVDKLEDRVRKMAAELGSELVYRCDVQSDDEISQLFSDLGKSWSQLDGLVHAIAFAPKEALNGDFLDSITREAFMTAHEVSAYSLPALAKAARPLMSGHNSSILALTYLGAVRAIPNYNVMGMAKASLEAGIRFTAACLGEEGIRCNGISAGPIKTLAASGIANFGRLLAHVSAQNPIRRNITIDEVGNTAAFLLSDLASGITGEITYVDGGYSINALGVPEDLVSTHNS; this is encoded by the coding sequence ATGGGCTTTTTGCAAGGCAAAAAAATCCTCATCACCGGTATGATTTCTGAACGCTCTATTGCCTATGGCATTGCCAAAGCCTGTCGTGAACAGGGAGCAGAACTGGCTTTCACCTATGTTGTTGACAAACTCGAAGACCGGGTACGCAAAATGGCTGCCGAACTGGGTTCAGAACTGGTATATCGCTGTGATGTACAAAGTGATGATGAAATTAGTCAGTTGTTTTCTGATTTGGGGAAAAGCTGGTCACAGCTTGATGGTCTGGTACATGCTATTGCTTTTGCACCAAAAGAAGCCTTAAACGGGGATTTTCTGGATAGTATTACACGCGAAGCATTTATGACGGCTCATGAAGTATCTGCTTATAGCTTGCCTGCACTGGCTAAAGCTGCCCGTCCGTTAATGAGTGGCCATAACAGCTCTATTCTTGCCCTGACCTATCTTGGTGCAGTACGTGCCATACCTAACTATAATGTAATGGGCATGGCTAAAGCATCATTAGAAGCAGGTATCCGCTTCACAGCAGCCTGCCTCGGAGAGGAAGGAATTCGATGCAATGGTATTTCAGCAGGCCCGATTAAAACTCTTGCTGCTTCAGGCATTGCCAATTTCGGCCGTTTGCTGGCTCATGTGTCCGCACAAAATCCAATTCGTCGTAATATCACTATTGATGAAGTTGGAAATACTGCTGCTTTCCTGTTATCAGATCTGGCTTCAGGTATCACAGGCGAAATCACATATGTTGATGGCGGTTACAGTATCAATGCTCTGGGCGTACCGGAAGATCTGGTAAGTACTCATAACAGCTAA
- a CDS encoding IS3 family transposase (programmed frameshift) has protein sequence MKKFSEHQIVSILNEAEVGISVKELCRKYGMAVSTFYKWRDKYGGMQSSDIKRLKQLEAENRKLKQMYAELSLTSQLQQEINKKAIVPTSVRKCWAQTLQSQYCVTIKMSCAIVNLSRCAYYYQPKSADDSRIISLLKSITDKHLRWGFPKCFHRIRKLGYKWNHKRVYRVYCQLKLNIRSKRNKRLPQRYPQPLSVPSRLGECWSMDFMSDRSENHRRFRTFNVIDDFNREALGIDIAVSLSAGRITRYLDRLAQYHGYPLKIRVDNGAEFTANRFTSWAKLHGISIDYIKPGSPYQNGYIERFNRTYRTEVLDLYLFKNLEQARKITEEWLEIYNTERPHEALNNMTPIEYRNMKQIA, from the exons ATGAAAAAATTTTCAGAGCATCAAATTGTATCTATTTTAAATGAAGCTGAAGTTGGCATCTCTGTCAAAGAGCTTTGCCGTAAATATGGTATGGCCGTTTCTACTTTTTATAAATGGCGAGATAAATATGGCGGTATGCAATCTTCGGATATTAAGCGCTTAAAACAGCTGGAAGCTGAAAATCGTAAACTCAAACAAATGTATGCCGAATTAAGCTTAACCTCTCAGCTTCAGCAAGAAATAA ATAAAAAAGCTATAGTGCCGACGTCAGTTCGTAAGTGTTGGGCACAAACACTTCAATCACAATACTGTGTGACAATTAAAATGAGTTGCGCCATTGTGAATTTAAGTCGCTGTGCTTACTACTACCAACCTAAATCGGCAGATGACTCTAGGATTATTTCGTTACTCAAGTCAATAACAGACAAGCATTTACGTTGGGGATTTCCTAAGTGTTTTCATCGAATCAGGAAACTGGGATATAAGTGGAATCATAAACGGGTTTATCGGGTTTATTGTCAATTAAAACTCAACATTCGCTCTAAACGAAATAAACGATTACCCCAGCGTTATCCACAACCATTATCAGTACCAAGTCGTCTGGGAGAATGTTGGTCAATGGATTTTATGAGTGATCGTTCTGAAAATCATCGTAGATTTAGAACCTTTAATGTTATTGATGACTTTAATCGTGAGGCATTAGGCATTGATATTGCGGTCAGTTTATCGGCAGGTAGAATTACCCGGTATTTAGATAGACTGGCTCAATATCATGGTTATCCATTAAAAATACGAGTTGATAATGGAGCAGAATTTACTGCCAATAGATTCACAAGCTGGGCAAAATTACATGGAATAAGCATAGATTACATTAAACCTGGTAGTCCTTATCAAAACGGCTATATAGAACGATTTAACCGAACATATCGAACGGAGGTATTAGATTTGTATTTATTCAAAAATCTGGAACAAGCAAGAAAAATAACGGAAGAATGGTTAGAAATATATAACACAGAAAGACCGCATGAAGCATTAAATAATATGACACCAATTGAATATAGAAACATGAAACAAATAGCATGA
- a CDS encoding CPCC family cysteine-rich protein, whose protein sequence is MCIEFLHSEVVNFLNYNSLFTLNLKDRTITLYEDGLIDEESAELSKKQIFNKEILYSYQISPLIRNKYLESKIKEITGNDIKIIDHPDSEITGISCISCRYIVYENFDESIFEICPVCYWQTDTLDEHGYSRLNKAYLSTYKNTSSCKEKIKQFQDIYVRK, encoded by the coding sequence ATGTGTATAGAATTTCTTCATAGTGAAGTAGTAAATTTTTTAAATTATAACTCTTTATTTACTTTAAATTTAAAAGATAGAACAATTACATTATATGAAGATGGATTAATCGATGAAGAATCTGCAGAGTTGTCTAAGAAGCAAATATTTAATAAAGAAATTTTGTATTCCTATCAAATCTCTCCTTTAATTAGAAACAAATACTTAGAAAGTAAAATTAAAGAAATTACCGGTAATGATATAAAAATAATTGATCATCCAGATAGTGAAATTACTGGTATTTCTTGTATCTCATGTAGATACATCGTATACGAAAATTTTGATGAATCTATTTTTGAAATATGCCCAGTTTGTTATTGGCAAACAGATACACTGGATGAACATGGATATAGTAGATTAAATAAAGCTTATTTAAGTACTTATAAAAATACTTCTTCGTGTAAAGAAAAAATAAAGCAATTTCAAGATATCTATGTAAGAAAATAA
- a CDS encoding RHS repeat-associated core domain-containing protein → MIQESSADKRQSLYLYTDEDSYEPLARIDRNGNQEQHIYYFHTDLNGMPEELTDEAGEIVWECSYQLWGKPIQEIAHREIQQNLRYQGQYLDRETGLHYNTFRYYDPDTGRFTQPDPIGLAGGYNLYQYAPNALMWIDPWGWSCGIADSINWKGFNPRKNPSTGKKGLQTHFEKHGHEFGNITQNEYLIKAKEFAGKPLTSTMQETQVGNYVIKYDKSTGEMFVGHIKQREIRTYYIDDKRSIDPFQDAINLAREK, encoded by the coding sequence ATGATTCAGGAAAGCAGCGCAGACAAACGGCAGAGCCTGTATCTGTATACTGACGAAGACAGCTATGAACCGCTGGCACGGATAGACAGAAACGGTAATCAGGAACAACACATCTACTACTTCCATACCGACCTGAACGGCATGCCGGAGGAACTGACGGATGAAGCCGGTGAAATTGTGTGGGAATGCTCATACCAGCTGTGGGGCAAACCGATACAGGAGATTGCCCATAGAGAGATACAACAGAACCTAAGGTATCAGGGACAGTATTTAGACAGAGAAACCGGACTGCACTACAATACTTTCAGGTACTATGATCCGGATACGGGCCGCTTTACCCAGCCTGACCCGATTGGATTAGCCGGCGGATACAATCTTTATCAATATGCGCCGAATGCGCTGATGTGGATTGATCCATGGGGGTGGAGTTGTGGTATTGCCGATTCTATAAATTGGAAAGGTTTTAATCCAAGAAAAAATCCATCAACAGGTAAAAAAGGATTACAAACACATTTTGAGAAGCATGGACACGAGTTTGGCAATATTACTCAAAATGAATATCTAATAAAAGCTAAAGAATTTGCAGGCAAACCTTTAACTTCGACAATGCAGGAAACACAAGTTGGTAATTATGTAATTAAATATGATAAAAGTACTGGTGAAATGTTTGTAGGTCATATAAAACAAAGAGAGATTCGAACTTATTATATAGATGATAAGCGAAGTATAGATCCATTCCAAGATGCAATTAACTTAGCGCGAGAAAAATAA
- a CDS encoding RHS repeat domain-containing protein, whose product MIQETGSNHSTSLYIYTDQNSYEPLARIDTDGNQEQHIYYFHTDLNGCPEELTDANGKILWECSFQLWGKRIHEIEHEPIEQNLRYQGQYLDRETGLHYNTFRYYDPDIGRFTQPDPIGLLGGFNLYQYAPNGLTWVDPWGWSCGVVKPRKASQLPVTKPGTKAWQKAVEKLRMARGHATDNDGNNIHNIRVPNQRDARQLIEEAFGKGFPHNKPQTKTGNRGYEYHRPPESTVPFDNDLQHIKWYDWQTKQGADGHVFYDIWN is encoded by the coding sequence ATGATTCAGGAAACCGGCTCGAATCACTCCACCAGCCTGTATATCTATACAGATCAGAACAGCTACGAACCACTGGCGCGGATAGACACAGACGGCAACCAAGAACAACACATCTACTACTTCCACACCGACCTGAATGGCTGTCCGGAAGAACTTACCGATGCAAACGGTAAAATACTGTGGGAATGTAGCTTTCAGTTATGGGGAAAGCGGATTCATGAAATCGAACACGAACCCATAGAGCAAAACCTCAGATATCAGGGACAATATTTAGACAGAGAAACTGGCTTACATTACAATACGTTCAGGTATTATGATCCGGATATAGGTAGATTTACCCAGCCAGACCCGATTGGGTTGCTGGGTGGGTTTAATCTGTATCAGTATGCGCCTAATGGGTTGACTTGGGTCGATCCGTGGGGATGGAGTTGTGGTGTTGTAAAACCCCGAAAAGCGTCTCAATTGCCTGTAACAAAACCAGGAACAAAAGCATGGCAAAAAGCAGTAGAAAAATTAAGGATGGCTAGAGGACATGCAACTGATAATGATGGCAATAACATTCACAATATACGTGTTCCAAATCAGCGCGATGCTCGACAGCTAATTGAAGAGGCTTTTGGTAAAGGCTTTCCACATAATAAACCTCAAACCAAAACTGGAAACCGTGGCTATGAATATCATAGACCTCCAGAATCTACAGTCCCATTTGATAATGATCTTCAACACATAAAATGGTATGACTGGCAGACTAAACAAGGGGCAGACGGACATGTATTTTATGATATATGGAATTAA
- a CDS encoding RHS repeat-associated core domain-containing protein translates to MSEVRIEQTGRSRRYGYVYDALGRRIEKHQIDREGQPYNRTRFLWDGLRMIQETGLHYNTFRYYDPDIERFTQPDPIGLLGGFNLYQYAPNGLTWIDPWGWSCTPNKINLTKAGVKHVKNRHVGNKIGWEHKSKWTLNNAEMKSTVRNVFRKPDRIIKDGDRFIYEKTMPNKIVGVTPEGTNLNKARVVVESNGDLVTAFPQEVFKDMKVTDILIFSKQR, encoded by the coding sequence CTGAGCGAAGTACGCATTGAGCAAACAGGCCGCAGCCGGCGTTACGGCTATGTCTACGACGCCCTTGGCCGGCGTATCGAAAAACATCAGATAGACCGCGAAGGCCAACCCTACAACCGTACCCGCTTCCTGTGGGACGGCTTAAGAATGATTCAGGAAACCGGCTTACATTACAATACTTTCAGGTACTATGATCCGGATATAGAACGCTTTACCCAGCCAGACCCGATTGGGCTGCTGGGTGGGTTTAATCTGTATCAGTATGCGCCTAATGGGTTGACTTGGATTGATCCGTGGGGTTGGAGTTGTACTCCCAATAAAATTAATTTAACGAAAGCTGGTGTCAAACATGTAAAAAATAGACATGTTGGAAATAAAATTGGTTGGGAGCATAAAAGTAAATGGACTTTGAATAATGCTGAAATGAAAAGTACTGTAAGAAATGTTTTTAGGAAACCAGATAGAATAATCAAAGATGGTGACCGATTTATATATGAAAAAACAATGCCTAATAAAATAGTAGGCGTCACTCCCGAAGGTACCAACTTAAATAAAGCTAGAGTTGTAGTGGAGTCTAATGGTGATTTAGTTACTGCCTTTCCACAAGAAGTATTTAAAGATATGAAAGTAACAGATATTTTAATTTTTTCAAAGCAGAGGTAA
- a CDS encoding DUF7716 domain-containing protein, whose amino-acid sequence MKLISIREVLSNPDKIPQTWFYLPPDKTTWNLDTLGVFSLDSWDFPPDSDEYLPKQVKNDSWIETLDGASIEDVIDYAKQQLDNASLEDLFKSFMFYYENDAFMDF is encoded by the coding sequence ATGAAACTGATATCAATTCGAGAAGTGCTCTCTAATCCTGATAAAATCCCTCAAACTTGGTTTTATCTTCCTCCAGATAAAACTACTTGGAACCTCGATACACTAGGTGTTTTTTCATTGGATAGTTGGGATTTTCCTCCAGATTCGGATGAATACCTACCAAAGCAAGTTAAAAATGATAGTTGGATAGAGACTTTAGATGGTGCTAGTATTGAAGATGTTATTGATTATGCTAAACAGCAATTAGATAATGCATCATTAGAAGATTTATTCAAGTCTTTTATGTTTTACTACGAAAATGATGCGTTCATGGATTTTTAA